A segment of the Candidatus Kapaibacterium sp. genome:
CTTTCATGGTAGCATTATTGCTGTGGTGTATCTCAAAACGCTTCAAATCCATTTGTGAAAAAGTATCAAAAAGCCATTGTTGGGCGTTTTCAGTAGTTTTTACCCATGTAATTTGGCAAAGTTTAAACATAGCCTCGTAATCTTTGCGTTCCCAAGCTGATAGAAAATCGAACGCTATACGCTCGGGAGTGTTAATTGCAGGTAATTTCATTATGTTCCTTTTTTGGGTTGATATTGTTGTATAAATTATTTTTAGATACTAATTTTTCAAAGTAAAACTTGCCGTCGAAAGGTGCAAGTTTGATGATATTGAATTTGATTGCCATTCGGACAATGAACAGTTTCTCAAGCCTTTGGATGATAGTCATTAACTGTTCCCGGAAAGCCCACAAAGCAAAATCGGCTTTGTAGAAATTGCATGAGCGACAGGAAGGATTGTAATTATCCATTTCGTTCTTTCCGCCTCTCGCAAGTGGATTTATGTGGTCAATTTGCATATTTTCGTAGTCAATTTCATCGCCACAGTAAGCACATCTGCCGTCATATTTTAACCAAACAATTTCTCTCTTTTTAGGTTTCATTATTCGGTACTCCTTTGTGTTTGTTATTCGTCAATTTCACTATCAGGACTTATCTTTCGTCCTGACTTTATAAATGTGTAACCCGCTATTCTTGTATTCCATCCAACCCAAACATTTGATTCAATAATCACTTCGCAACCAATTTCTACATCCGAACCAACCCAAACATTTGAGCCTATTTCGACATTAGAATTCATGGTTACTGTTTTATGAATTTTGCAGTTTTCGCCGATTTTTAAAGTGGGGAATTTCGAGCGGGCTTCATCACTTGTTAGATAATTTCTACTCATTTTTCAATAATTCCTATACTATTAATTTCAAAAGTTCTTTTTTCAATTCTTTAATATGCGCCCTTGTTTTATTTGCTTCATGGTTCGCACCTCTTTCTTTCCCATCTGCACCCCACGTAAAACCGACCGAGTTTAGATGTTGCAACCAGCCACCGTACTCAACGAGAAAAAGCATAATCACACTTGCTTTTGCCTTTTTGTCGGCAATTTGATTTATTATACTGATTTCGTCATACATTTTTAATAATTCCTATACTGTGGCTCAATCCATTTTACACCTAACCACGCAAAGAATTCCTGCTCGGATTCCCATACCGGTGGCAATTCCGCATCAAGATTTACACACCTCCAAGAGGACTTTCCGTTTTTATCCTTTTTCTCGACACAGTCCGATACTTTGCGTAATCCCTTATCAGAGCCACACCAACCGATTTTTCGCCAGCCTGCGGCAATTACCTTCATTGCATATTCGGCACTCCCTGTCCGGATTGCAAATTGTCGGTAATAATCAAAATCGTCCGGCATAAATAAATCTAAGTTAATTCCTTCATGTGATGCTATTTGCATATATTTACCGTTTGGCTGTCCTTTTACGGGGAGACCTAATGAATAGATAGTGTCCGCAAAATTCGGAGTTACGGAGCCGCCCTCAAATAGATTATTCCTTATATAAAGTCTGGCTTTAAATTCCTGTGGCAAACATACAATTTCAATATCTTTTACGTCAAGCTTCAAACGTCGGATTGAGCCTGCAATGTCTATTTTTGTGCAATGCGGTCTCAGTAATTCTACTTTTGATTCCGCTATTGCTAATGCTTCTGAGTGTTTCATTTTTCAGTCTCCATGATTAAATTGTAAAAAACTCCACGGCACGGCATTAATATTTGTGGATATTTCAAGGATCTGCCGTGCCGAGAGGTGGTTAAGATTAATAACCTAAATCATTAAAAGTGCCTTTTAAGTATGCAAGGTGTTTTTCAACTTCCTCTATTTGTGCATTCCTGTAATCTCTTACAATTTTGTGAATAATTTGCAGCATTTCATTTTGTTGTTCGGGAGTAAAATTGCAAATAGCTTTTCCCATGTCAAGTGCAATCTTATTGTATTCACTTATTTCACGAATAGGTTCTGATGTTTTTGATTCATATGGATGCATTTTTTCTTTATTCCTTTAATAATTAATTAATAATACTCGAAGGGCAGGTGGGAAACTTACACTACAAAGACCCACCCGAGCAGTTTGCCGTCCCTTCGTTAATGTCGTGTATTAACGTGTTGTAAGTCATTTATCTTAAAGCTACCTAAAAACGACTTTACTTCTTCTTCACTTAAATCAATTTCATAAACATCAATGTGATTGC
Coding sequences within it:
- a CDS encoding HNH endonuclease, which translates into the protein MKPKKREIVWLKYDGRCAYCGDEIDYENMQIDHINPLARGGKNEMDNYNPSCRSCNFYKADFALWAFREQLMTIIQRLEKLFIVRMAIKFNIIKLAPFDGKFYFEKLVSKNNLYNNINPKKEHNEITCN